One genomic segment of Longimicrobium sp. includes these proteins:
- a CDS encoding class I SAM-dependent methyltransferase, whose protein sequence is MAQYDTIAREYQEIAGLLPIREPEWYSLRHRLGDVTGLSVLDLACGNGLVTRLLKHWGAGHVVGVDVSAEMVGLARRQEEAQPLGIEYHVADVAALGRIGSFDRVTAAYLLNYARSREELLGMARTIYDNLEPGQHFVTGNANPLLPAQPTRDLSKYGVRHDLVGETLHEGSTLHATLFLGDRTVEFDFSWLPWEAYEEAFRTVGFRSWKIEPYLIPPELEEKYGKGFWDDYIATPAVLNIICQK, encoded by the coding sequence ATGGCGCAGTACGACACGATTGCCCGCGAGTACCAGGAGATCGCCGGCCTCCTGCCGATCCGCGAGCCCGAGTGGTACTCGCTCCGTCACCGGCTGGGCGACGTCACCGGCCTTTCCGTCCTGGACCTGGCCTGCGGCAACGGGCTGGTTACGCGCCTCCTCAAGCATTGGGGAGCCGGGCACGTGGTGGGCGTCGACGTCTCGGCGGAGATGGTCGGTCTGGCCCGCCGGCAGGAAGAGGCGCAGCCGCTGGGCATCGAATACCACGTGGCGGACGTCGCGGCGCTCGGCAGGATCGGCTCGTTCGATCGCGTCACGGCCGCGTACCTGCTGAACTACGCCCGCAGCCGCGAAGAGCTCCTCGGGATGGCGCGGACGATCTACGACAACCTCGAGCCCGGCCAGCACTTCGTGACGGGCAACGCGAATCCGCTCCTCCCGGCGCAACCCACCCGCGACCTGAGCAAATACGGCGTCAGGCACGACCTCGTGGGCGAGACCCTCCACGAGGGATCGACGCTGCATGCCACGCTGTTCCTGGGCGATAGAACGGTGGAGTTCGACTTCAGCTGGCTCCCCTGGGAAGCCTACGAGGAGGCATTCCGGACCGTGGGATTCCGCTCCTGGAAGATCGAGCCCTACCTGATCCCCCCGGAACTGGAGGAGAAGTACGGGAAGGGATTCTGGGACGACTACATCGCCACACCGGCGGTGCTCAACATCATCTGCCAGAAATAG
- a CDS encoding CatA-like O-acetyltransferase yields MRIRFTSFTNAMRREDSVPKLTFGKRYAEGGAWYVPVCVEVHHALVDGLDVGEFFAGFQDLIARPLPG; encoded by the coding sequence TTGAGGATCCGCTTCACCTCGTTCACCAACGCGATGCGGCGGGAAGACTCCGTCCCCAAGCTCACCTTCGGCAAGCGGTACGCGGAAGGCGGGGCCTGGTACGTGCCGGTTTGCGTGGAGGTGCACCACGCACTGGTCGACGGCCTCGACGTGGGGGAATTCTTCGCGGGCTTTCAGGACTTGATCGCCCGGCCGCTGCCCGGCTGA
- a CDS encoding helicase-associated domain-containing protein, translating into MRLADLDWSEVLGALPRWEALSPAARSAFVAMKPGQAADVSVLGPAAGELVAAGFVTPPGPKGRLYAHAPELRPLLVALRAMDRLRPLDGLGGALSDMYVQDQLSVEESNALLGRQHTPYHWVDRGAVAAMVSSVDWLKGFLAAAPGTPLLEWEHAHLPRTEKPRLASPAAGDALRRLLHALADHPHGIPLRDFGRLLPGVPPHLGLAALRGGLRYLLLFVSLRRDDDPGVVVGLLPSILRRLGPPPSAPVPVTVTAVFEAPFRISDMTTVLVDAAAEPIPVRGGDGSLYVRAQRTLAARLPRPPAWAEALLFEIDEDDDEDDERETTDQRAMTLRIAMAVEALTVLGLAKITNEREKWQLSATPAGRAWLALSEGERLQRVLARYRASTQRTPGGWSASREKVDFLAVRLPFPMHDDKPDLRAALSAALLSLPSGGMIPVETFLRHHAELHNPLLGADAAYLRNHAGYYGTPRTREGWESIWAQMLEAFLRLRLVPLGGARLGRTEDGRLAFDITDAGRYLLGGTDDFRFSADVDGEVVVQPDFEIVFLSAAPRIEAELARLAERTGTGHVGALFRITRASVLRAAESGITAEAMLKTLGGVSRAPVPVNVARQVKDWFGGTRRVRIRPAVLVECPDSETAARITALGGSQVSAVTRTILRLDGDQKSVGALVKKLRTKGIFVQD; encoded by the coding sequence ATGAGGCTGGCGGATCTCGATTGGAGCGAGGTGCTCGGCGCGCTGCCGCGCTGGGAGGCGCTCTCGCCCGCGGCGCGGAGCGCGTTCGTGGCGATGAAGCCCGGGCAGGCGGCCGACGTGTCGGTGCTCGGCCCGGCCGCGGGCGAGCTCGTCGCGGCCGGTTTCGTGACGCCGCCGGGGCCGAAGGGGCGCCTTTACGCCCACGCGCCGGAGCTGCGGCCGCTCCTCGTCGCGCTCCGGGCGATGGACCGGCTGCGGCCGCTGGACGGGCTGGGCGGCGCGCTCTCGGACATGTACGTGCAGGACCAGCTGAGCGTCGAGGAGTCCAACGCGCTCCTGGGGCGGCAGCATACGCCCTACCACTGGGTGGACCGCGGCGCCGTGGCGGCGATGGTGTCGTCGGTCGACTGGCTGAAAGGGTTCCTGGCCGCCGCCCCGGGCACGCCGCTGCTCGAGTGGGAGCACGCGCACCTGCCCCGCACCGAGAAGCCGCGCCTCGCGTCGCCGGCGGCGGGAGACGCGCTGCGGCGGCTCCTGCACGCGCTGGCCGATCACCCGCACGGCATCCCGCTCCGCGACTTCGGCCGGCTGCTCCCGGGCGTTCCGCCGCACCTGGGGCTGGCGGCGCTCCGCGGAGGGCTGCGCTACCTGCTGCTCTTCGTCTCGCTGCGGCGCGACGACGATCCCGGGGTGGTGGTGGGGCTCCTTCCCTCCATCCTCCGCCGCCTGGGACCGCCTCCGTCCGCACCCGTTCCGGTGACGGTGACCGCCGTCTTCGAGGCGCCGTTCCGCATCTCCGACATGACCACCGTGCTGGTGGACGCGGCGGCGGAGCCCATCCCCGTGCGCGGCGGCGACGGGAGCCTGTACGTCCGCGCGCAACGGACGCTGGCGGCGCGGCTCCCCCGCCCGCCCGCGTGGGCCGAGGCGCTCCTGTTCGAGATCGACGAGGACGACGACGAGGACGACGAGCGGGAGACGACGGACCAGCGCGCAATGACGCTGCGCATCGCGATGGCGGTGGAGGCGCTCACGGTACTCGGGCTGGCGAAGATCACCAACGAGCGGGAGAAGTGGCAGCTCTCCGCCACGCCGGCCGGTCGCGCATGGCTCGCCCTGTCCGAGGGCGAGCGGCTGCAGCGGGTTCTGGCCAGGTACCGGGCGTCCACCCAGCGCACGCCGGGTGGATGGAGCGCGTCGCGGGAGAAGGTCGACTTCCTGGCCGTGCGACTGCCGTTCCCCATGCACGACGACAAGCCGGACCTGCGCGCCGCGCTCTCCGCCGCCCTCCTTTCCCTCCCCTCCGGCGGGATGATTCCCGTGGAGACGTTCCTCCGCCACCACGCCGAGCTCCACAACCCGCTGCTGGGCGCCGACGCGGCGTACCTCCGCAACCACGCCGGCTACTACGGCACGCCCCGCACGCGCGAGGGGTGGGAATCGATCTGGGCGCAGATGCTGGAGGCGTTCCTGCGGCTGCGCCTGGTGCCGCTGGGCGGCGCGCGGCTCGGGCGGACGGAGGACGGCAGGCTGGCGTTCGACATCACCGACGCGGGGCGCTACCTGCTCGGCGGCACGGACGACTTCCGTTTTTCCGCCGACGTGGACGGCGAGGTGGTGGTGCAGCCCGACTTCGAGATCGTCTTCCTTTCCGCCGCGCCGCGGATCGAGGCCGAGCTGGCGCGGCTGGCCGAACGCACGGGCACGGGGCACGTGGGCGCGCTTTTCCGCATCACCCGCGCGTCCGTGCTGCGCGCCGCCGAGTCCGGCATCACCGCCGAAGCGATGCTGAAGACGCTGGGCGGAGTGTCGCGCGCACCGGTGCCGGTGAACGTGGCGCGGCAGGTGAAGGACTGGTTCGGCGGCACGCGCCGCGTCCGCATCCGCCCCGCCGTGCTGGTGGAGTGCCCCGACTCCGAGACGGCGGCGCGGATCACCGCGCTCGGCGGATCGCAGGTGTCCGCCGTCACGCGCACCATCCTGCGCCTGGACGGCGACCAGAAGAGCGTCGGCGCGCTGGTGAAGAAGCTGCGGACGAAGGGCATCTTCGTGCAGGACTGA
- a CDS encoding DNA repair helicase XPB — MTQYRPDNPLIVQGDQTVLAEVGSPRFAEARDRIAPFAELVKSPEHVHTYRITPLSVWNACAAGSGPDEIVGALQEFSKYPVPSVVETSIRDAATRYGRLRMVRGAEGLVLEADEPELAELVGRIRGVATHLGDRISPATFRVPAAERGRLKQALVKAGWPAEDLAGYTQGEPLPISLRETTRAGESFTLRAYQADAAGAFHAGGSERGGSGVVVLPCGAGKTVVGMECMARVGSSTLVLTTSVTAVRQWIGELLDKTTLHEDQVGEYSGLAKDIRPVTVATYQVLTHREKADAPFRHLELFDRRDWGLIVYDEVHLLPAPVFQVTAGLQARRRLGLTATLVREDGREDDVFALIGPKKADVPWKELEGQGWIAKAECTEVRVPLPKSLRMPYATAEPRQQFRIASENPDKLPVVRRILERHAGEPALVIGMYVEQIAWIADQLGVPVLTGTTGQRRRDTLYRDFREGRIPVLAVSKVANFAVDLPDAAVAVQISGTFGSRQEEAQRLGRILRPKPGANQAHFYTLVSRDTEEQEYAMKRQLFLCEQGYAYRIADAREI; from the coding sequence GTGACGCAGTACCGCCCCGACAACCCGCTGATCGTGCAGGGCGACCAGACCGTGCTGGCCGAGGTCGGGAGCCCGCGCTTCGCCGAGGCGCGCGACCGCATCGCCCCGTTCGCGGAGCTGGTGAAGAGCCCCGAGCACGTCCACACCTACCGCATCACCCCGCTCTCCGTCTGGAACGCCTGCGCGGCCGGCTCAGGTCCGGACGAGATCGTGGGCGCGCTCCAGGAGTTCTCGAAATACCCCGTCCCCTCCGTCGTGGAGACGAGCATCCGCGACGCCGCCACGCGCTACGGGCGGCTGCGGATGGTGCGCGGGGCGGAAGGCCTGGTGCTGGAGGCCGACGAGCCGGAGCTGGCGGAGCTCGTCGGCCGCATCCGCGGGGTGGCGACGCACCTGGGCGACCGCATCTCGCCGGCCACCTTCCGCGTTCCCGCGGCCGAGCGCGGGCGGCTGAAGCAGGCGCTGGTGAAGGCCGGCTGGCCCGCCGAGGACCTGGCCGGATACACCCAGGGCGAGCCGCTCCCCATCTCCCTCCGCGAGACCACGCGGGCGGGCGAGTCGTTCACCCTGCGCGCCTACCAGGCGGACGCGGCGGGCGCCTTCCACGCAGGCGGGAGCGAACGCGGCGGGAGCGGGGTGGTCGTCCTCCCCTGCGGCGCCGGGAAGACGGTGGTGGGGATGGAGTGCATGGCACGCGTCGGCAGCTCCACGCTGGTCCTGACCACCAGCGTGACCGCCGTGCGCCAGTGGATCGGCGAGCTGCTGGACAAGACCACGCTGCACGAGGACCAGGTGGGCGAGTACAGCGGGCTGGCGAAGGACATCCGCCCGGTGACCGTGGCCACCTACCAGGTCCTCACCCACCGCGAGAAGGCGGACGCGCCCTTCCGGCACCTGGAGCTGTTCGACCGCCGCGACTGGGGGCTGATCGTGTACGACGAGGTGCACCTCCTTCCCGCCCCCGTCTTCCAGGTGACGGCCGGGCTGCAGGCGCGCCGCCGCCTGGGGCTGACCGCCACGCTGGTCCGCGAGGACGGGCGCGAGGACGACGTCTTCGCCCTGATCGGCCCCAAGAAGGCCGACGTGCCGTGGAAGGAGCTCGAGGGGCAGGGATGGATCGCGAAGGCGGAGTGCACCGAAGTGCGGGTGCCCCTGCCGAAATCACTGCGGATGCCGTACGCGACGGCGGAGCCGCGGCAGCAGTTCCGCATCGCCAGCGAGAACCCCGACAAGCTGCCGGTGGTCCGCCGCATCCTGGAGCGCCACGCCGGCGAACCGGCGCTGGTGATCGGGATGTACGTGGAGCAGATCGCGTGGATCGCGGACCAGCTCGGCGTGCCCGTGCTCACCGGCACCACGGGGCAGCGCAGGCGCGACACGCTCTACCGCGACTTCCGCGAGGGGCGCATCCCCGTGCTGGCGGTAAGCAAGGTGGCGAACTTCGCCGTCGACCTCCCCGACGCCGCCGTCGCGGTCCAGATCTCCGGCACCTTCGGCTCGCGGCAGGAAGAGGCGCAGCGGCTGGGACGCATCCTCCGCCCCAAGCCGGGCGCCAACCAGGCGCACTTCTACACGCTGGTCAGCCGCGACACCGAGGAGCAGGAGTACGCGATGAAGCGCCAGCTCTTCCTCTGCGAGCAGGGATACGCGTACCGGATCGCGGATGCGCGGGAGATCTGA